A window of Primulina tabacum isolate GXHZ01 chromosome 4, ASM2559414v2, whole genome shotgun sequence contains these coding sequences:
- the LOC142541993 gene encoding uncharacterized protein LOC142541993, whose translation MVAFDVILGMDWLSSYHAVIDCVAKMVRFPAEDDDSGIFQSSSISLDTPYISCLKAHEMLSKECQGFLAVVIYVNTEMTRKLNEIEVVRDFLDIFADDVPGLPPDREVEFVIDVVPGTAPISKAPYRMALTEMKELKNQLQDLLDKGFIRPSSSPWGAPTRELHAEHLRTVLQLLRKKQLYAKLKKCEFWLEQVSFLGRIFFERRYCSGSYEDEAIKQWPILTTVSEVRSFLGLADALSRKSVSSLSSLIQKPLLLDLQRSEIAMLEQGTIARLSALVIQPTLTDRIRREQPNDNQLMKLRSKDDEKGNTEFAMNNDDLLAFRGSTKMYQDLRRLYWWPGMKSDIAKFISECLTCQQVKIEHQRPAGTLQSLPIPQWKWEHITMDFVTGLPRTQKGYNSIWDTMKTAQTRQKSYVDNRRSPLEFEVGDHVFIKIAPLKGIMRFGRKGKLSPRFIGPFEILDRIGKRAYRLALPPDLDRVQNVFHVSMLRKYISNPSHVLRHEALDLMPNLTYQEVPIQILDRKVKVLRNKEIGIIKILWRNQLVEEATWEPEEEMKLQYPELFAQ comes from the exons ATGGTGGCgtttgatgttattttggggatggactggctatcgtCATATCATGCCGTTATTGACTGCGTGGCTAAAATGGTGCGATTTCCTGCAGAAGATGATGATAGCGGGATTTTCCAGAGTTCAAGTATTTCGCTTGACACTCCTTATATTTCTTGTCTCAAAGCTCACGAAATGTTATCAAAGGAGTGTCAGGGGTTTTTAGCTGTTGTGATATATGTGAATACTGAGATGACGAGGAAGTTGAATGAGATTGAGGTAGTTCGGGATTTTCTTGacatatttgcagatgatgtgcCTGGATTACCACCTGACCGTGaagttgagtttgtgattgacgtGGTTCCAGGTACTGCTCCGATTTCGAAAGCTCCTTACCGAATGGCCCTGACTGAAATGAAGGAGCTGAAGAATCAGTTGCAAGATCTATTAGACAAAGGCTTTATTCGTCCGAGTTcttctccgtggggagctccg actcgGGAACTCCATGCCGAGCATCTCAGAACTGTATTGCAGTTATTGAGGAAAAAGCAGTTATACGCAAAGTTGaaaaagtgtgaattctggttagagcaaGTATCATTTCTAGGCCGTATTTTTTTTGAGAGAAGGTATTGCAGTGGATCCTATGAAGATGAAGCGATTAAACAATGGCCTATTCTGACGACAGTCTCCGAGGTGCGTAGTTTTCTGggtttggcag atgctttgagccgcaaGTCAGTTTCTTCTTTGAGCTCAttgattcagaagccgttgCTATTGGATCTTCAGAGGAGCGAGATCGCTATGTTAGAGCAAGGGACCATAGCTAGACTTTCAGCTTTGGTTATTCAACCTACATTGACAGATAGGATACGACGGGAGCAACCTAATGACAATCAGTTGATGAAATTGCGATCTAAAGACGATGAGAAAGGAAATACAGAGTTTGCGATGAACAATGATGATTTGTTAGCGTTTAGAG gtagcaccaagatgtatcaagatCTCCGACGtctctactggtggccaggtatgaaaagtGATATCGCAAAGTTTATATCcgaatgtctaacatgtcagcaggtgaagattgagcatcaaagacctgctGGAACTTTGCAATCCCTCCCAATACCtcagtggaagtgggagcacaTCACTATGGACTTCGTAACGGGACTTCCAAGAACACAAAAAGGTTACaactctatttgg GATACAATGAAGACGGCCCAAAccagacagaaaagttatgtCGATAACCGAAGAAGTCCTTTGGAGTTTGAAGTTGGAGATCATGTTTTTATCAAAATTGCTCCTCTCAAAGGCATTATGAGATTTGGTAGGAAAGGAAAGCTAAGCCCAAGATTTATCGGCCCATTTGAAATTCTAGACAGGATTGGAAAAAGAGCATATCGTCTAGCCTTACCGCCAGACTTGGATAGAGTCCAAAATGTATTTCACGTctcaatgctcaggaagtacATCTCGAACCCTTCCCATGTTCTCAGACATGAAGCGTTGGATCTGATGCCGAACTTGACTTATCAAGAAGTACCAATCCAGATTTTAGATCGCAAGGTTAAAGTACTAAGGAATAAAGAGATAGGCATTATCAAGATTCTTTGGCGTAATCAGTTAGTTGAAGAAGCAACATGGGAGCCCGAGGAAGAAATGAAACTGCAATATCCTGAGTTATTCGCACAGTAA